CCATTTTCTTATAGTGCCAGCTTAAGAGGATCCTGTCCAGCAAGGACACGATCCCGAACATCAGCATGCTGAGCAGGATGATCACCAGGATCGCGGCAAAAACATGGGCGGTGCGGAACGATCTGGTGGATCGGGTCAGGTAGATCCCCAAGCCGGCGTTCCCACCCAGCCATTCTCCGATCACCGCTCCCATCACGCTGTAGGTGGCGCCCAATTTCAGGCCAGTGAAGAAGTTCGGAAGGGCGGCGGGAATCTTGAGCAGGCGGTAGATCTTGGCTTCGCTGGCCCCCATCGATCTCAGTAGCCGGACCCGTTCCACGGAGACCTGTCTCAATCCGTCAAAAAGGCCGAGGGCAATGGGAAAGAAGCAGACCAGGACGACAACGAAGACCTTGGCGGAGATTCCGTAACCGAACCAGAGGATGATGAGCGGGGCCACGGCTATGATCGGAACCGTCTGGGAAACAACCAGATAG
This portion of the Candidatus Syntrophosphaera sp. genome encodes:
- a CDS encoding ABC transporter permease, yielding MKKPVSQYLLPTLFLLAVLLAWQITGSRAVIAFWVLPTPLEVLSVFKEQSGLIWHHLKPTLWASVSGLFLATVLGVLTAIMMHSSKLIKQIFYPYLVVSQTVPIIAVAPLIILWFGYGISAKVFVVVLVCFFPIALGLFDGLRQVSVERVRLLRSMGASEAKIYRLLKIPAALPNFFTGLKLGATYSVMGAVIGEWLGGNAGLGIYLTRSTRSFRTAHVFAAILVIILLSMLMFGIVSLLDRILLSWHYKKMEDYEDTAQSS